From the Primulina tabacum isolate GXHZ01 chromosome 3, ASM2559414v2, whole genome shotgun sequence genome, one window contains:
- the LOC142539367 gene encoding protein TRANSPORT INHIBITOR RESPONSE 1-like, giving the protein MAYAFPEEVLENVFSFLSSDKDRNAVSLVCKSWFEIERWCRRRIFIGNCYAVTPKIVIRRFPDVRALELKGKPHFADYNLVPEGWGGYVYPWIVAMSRSYPFLEEIKLKRMVVSDESLEMISKSFKNFKVLVLSSCEGFTTEGLASIAANCRNLRELDLGESEVEDLSSHWLTHFPDSYSSLESLNISCLGSEVNFSVLERLVVRCPNLKTLRLNRAVPLEKLPILLQHAPQLSDLGTGAYFAEIRPDIFSNLADAFSLCKQLKSLSGFWDVVPAYVPAMYCVCSRITSLNLSYATIQSMDLIKLASQCRNLQRLWVLDYIEDIGLEAIAASCKDLQELRVFPSDPFVNEPNVSLTEQGLVAISEGCPKLQSVLYFCRQMSNAALIAIAKNRPNFIRFRLCILEPRAPDYLNLEPLDNGFGAIVENCKELRRLSLSGLLTDKVFEYIGTHAKKLEMLSIAFAGDSDLGLHHVLSGCESLRKLEIRDCPFGDQALLANAGKLETMRSLWMSSCSVTFGACKLLGQKIPRLNVEVIDENGLLDSRPESCPAEKLYVYRTVAGQRVDMPGFVWTMDADGQAFVKHKLLGH; this is encoded by the exons ATGGCGTACGCGTTCCCGGAGGAGGTTCTGGAGAACGTTTTCTCGTTCCTGAGCTCTGATAAAGATCGGAATGCGGTCTCGTTGGTGTGCAAGTCGTGGTTCGAGATCGAGAGGTGGTGCCGGAGGAGGATTTTCATTGGAAATTGCTACGCCGTGACGCCGAAAATCGTGATCCGGAGGTTCCCAGATGTGCGGGCGTTGGAGCTGAAGGGGAAGCCGCACTTCGCGGATTACAACCTCGTGCCGGAGGGTTGGGGGGGTTACGTTTACCCGTGGATCGTCGCCATGTCCAGATCTTATCCCTTTCTGGAGGAGATCAAGCTTAAGAGGATGGTAGTTAGTGACGAGAGCCTGGAGATGATCTCGAAATCGTTTAAGAATTTCAAGGTGTTGGTGCTCTCTTCATGCGAAGGTTTCACCACCGAAGGTCTAGCTTCTATCGCCGCAAATTGCAG GAATCTCCGAGAATTAGACTTGGGGGAGAGTGAAGTGGAGGACTTGAGTAGTCATTGGCTAACCCATTTTCCGGACAGTTATTCTTCACTAGAGTCTCTTAATATATCTTGCTTGGGGTCAGAGGTGAACTTTTCTGTGTTGGAGCGATTGGTTGTCCGATGCCCAAATCTGAAAACACTTAGGCTAAACCGTGCTGTACCCCTTGAGAAGCTACCTATTCTACTTCAGCACGCACCCCAGTTGTCTGATCTAGGTACTGGTGCCTATTTTGCTGAAATTCGCCCGGATATCTTCTCAAACTTGGCAGATGCCTTTTCACTTTGCAAGCAACTCAAAAGCTTGTCTGGTTTTTGGGACGTGGTTCCCGCATATGTTCCAGCGATGTATTGTGTTTGCTCTAGAATTACTTCCTTGAATTTGAGTTATGCCACTATTCAGAGCATGGATCTCATCAAGCTTGCTAGCCAATGTCGGAACTTACAGCGACTATGG GTTCTGGATTACATAGAAGATATTGGTCTTGAAGCTATTGCTGCATCTTGCAAGGACCTGCAAGAGCTTCGTGTATTTCCTTCAGATCCTTttgtaaatgaaccaaatgtATCTTTGACAGAACAAGGGCTTGTAGCTATATCAGAGGGCTGCCCCAAACTTCAGTCTGTTTTATATTTCTGCCGCCAGATGTCAAATGCTGCATTAATTGCAATAGCAAAAAATCGCCCAAATTTTATCCGTTTCCGATTGTGTATTCTTGAGCCTCGAGCCCCTGATTACTTGAACCTTGAACCACTTGACAACGGTTTTGGGGCTATTGTAGAAAACTGCAAAGAACTGCGTCGCCTCTCTCTCTCTGGTCTCCTCACAGATAAAGTATTTGAATATATTGGGACACATGCTAAGAAATTGGAGATGCTCTCTATAGCTTTTGCTGGGGATAGCGACTTGGGCCTACATCATGTGTTGTCGGGGTGTGAAAGTCTTCGAAAATTGGAGATCAGAGACTGCCCATTTGGGGATCAGGCACTCTTGGCCAACGCTGGGAAGCTGGAGACAATGCGATCCCTTTGGATGTCTTCTTGCTCTGTTACTTTTGGAGCATGCAAGCTACTCGGTCAGAAGATACCCCGACTCAATGTTGAAGTTATAGACGAGAATGGTCTCCTAGATTCTAGGCCCGAAAGCTGCCCTGCTGAGAAACTTTATGTTTACAGGACGGTTGCCGGACAAAGGGTGGATATGCCTGGTTTTGTTTGGACAATGGATGCAGATGGGCAGGCTTTTGTGAAACACAAACTCTTAGGCCATTAG